The nucleotide window AATCCGCCACGTGTTCTGGCTCACGCCGAAACAGAATCCGGAAACGCTGATGCGTCAGCTCGGGCAAACTCCAAGACCGACTCCTCCTCAGTAAGTTGAGATGATTTCCCAAATTCCAAAGAGACGCCGCCCGCGCGGTATGGCTCTTCTCGCCGTGATCTGGCTGATCGCGGTGCTTGGGCTGGCGTGCATGGCGGCGCTCCGGGTGGTGAGCTTTGATATGGATGTCGCCGCCGCGAAGATCCATGGCTTCGAGGCGAAACAACTTGCCGAGATGGGCGTCGCGGTTGCTTCCAATCCGGCGGTGAAGCCCAGCGATCCCATCCTCCACCACACGGAGGAGGGGGGGGAGGGCTACGATGTCAAAATCACCTCGGAGGGAGCGCGTTTCAACATCAACGCCATCATCCTGCGGGACGACAAGGCGCTGCTGCGCAAGATGTTCACCGACTGGGGTTTGGAAATGGAAGAAGCCCAGGATGTGAGCGATGCCCTGTCCGACTGGATCGACGGTGATGACGAAGTCGCCCTCAACGGTGCCGAGAAGGACTGGTATCTGGAGCAAGGGCGTATCAATCAGCCTTTCAATCATCCGTTTTACAGTCTTGATGAGGTCCGCTTGGTGCGTGGCATGGACCGGGTGGAAGCGGTGAAGCCGGATTGGCGGAATTGGTTCACGATCTGGAGCGGTGGCGCTCTGGACCTGAACGAAGCATCCGCCGAGCTCATCGCCGCAGCGGCCGAGGTGCCGGTGGAAACCGCTGACCAAGTGGTGGAGCGGGTTCGTGGCTCGGATGGCATCCGCTACACGGATGACGATGTTCCTTTCCAAAACGCCTCCGAGGCGCTTGCCTTGCTGGGCGTTGATAGCAATGGCCGTCCGGACATCGTCCAGCGTTTCACCGTCAATGACTCCACCGTCCGGATCGAGAGCATCGGTCATGGCGAAGGCTCCACCCGCAAGATTTCCTTGATTCTCCGCAACCGCACCGGCCGCCCGGCCATTCTAGAACGATCTGAAGAAGTGATTCCGTGAGCAAACAGTCCGACAACGTGATGCTGGTCCCCGGTGAGTCCGGGTGGGAAATTTGGTCGGGCTCGTCCGCCACAGGGTTCACCTTGCTGTCCGCCACGGGAACCTCCCGGGCGTCGGATATCACCGGGCTGCCGTCGGGTGATCTGACCATGCTTTTCCCGGTGCGCGCGATCACCGCGCTGCCCCTGAAGGTGACTTCCGAGGATCCGTCCCTCATCGGTGACATGGCCGTCATGTATGCCGAGCGGCAGGGCTTGCGTCCCGATCCCATGGCCGGACAATTGACCGACCAGTTCATCGTCAGTCAGGAAGGGGATCAGACCACTTTGCTTTCCGCGGTCCTGCGGCCTCCCGGTGAGGGTGAAATGCCACCGCGTGGGCCCAAGGAATTCGA belongs to Luteolibacter ambystomatis and includes:
- a CDS encoding general secretion pathway protein GspK, whose product is MALLAVIWLIAVLGLACMAALRVVSFDMDVAAAKIHGFEAKQLAEMGVAVASNPAVKPSDPILHHTEEGGEGYDVKITSEGARFNINAIILRDDKALLRKMFTDWGLEMEEAQDVSDALSDWIDGDDEVALNGAEKDWYLEQGRINQPFNHPFYSLDEVRLVRGMDRVEAVKPDWRNWFTIWSGGALDLNEASAELIAAAAEVPVETADQVVERVRGSDGIRYTDDDVPFQNASEALALLGVDSNGRPDIVQRFTVNDSTVRIESIGHGEGSTRKISLILRNRTGRPAILERSEEVIP